A window of Acidimicrobiales bacterium genomic DNA:
GCCGGGCGGATCGAAGTACAGATGGGCGCGCAGACCGGCCGGCGCGTAGACCGGCACGACACCACCGCCGACCACGTAGGTCCGGGCGACGGCGAAGCCCTCGAGGTCCATCCAGTGGTCGGGATGCTCGTGGCTGAGCACCACCGCATCCACCCGACGGAGGTCGATGTGACGCTGGAGGTTGGCGAGCGTGCCCGACCCGGCGTCGAGCCACACGCTGACCCCACCGCCGCGCACCAGGTAGCCGCTGCAGGCGCCCCCTGGGCCCGGGTAGCTGCCGTCACAGCCGAGCACAGTCAGGCTGAGGCTCACCGGTGCCTGGGGCCCCGGGAGGCCGGCCGGAGGACCGGACCGCAGGCACGAGGCACTTAGGCCGGATCCCAGGAGATGCGCTCGACGTCGTCGAGCTCGGGGCCGAGCAGCCGGCCACCCAGCTCGCGGAACCAGCCCACGTCGCCCGAGGACAGGAACCGGTGTGACCCCTTGGCGGCGGTGCGGTGGCCCAGGCCCGTGTCCGAGATGATGGACAGCACCTCGAACGCCGTCTCCTCGGCCGAGGACACGAGCACGACGTCACGACCCATGACGTCGCCGATGGTGCGAGCCAGGAACGGGTAGTGGGTGCAGCCCAGCAGCAGCGTGTCGACCTGGTCCGACCGCATCAGGGAGAGCAGACGCTCGGCGAGCACGTGGCACTGGTCGCTGTCGGTCTCGCCCCTCTCCACGAACTCCACGAAGCCGGGGCAGGCGGCGCACCGCAACGTGACAGGCGCCCGCTGGGCACGCACCGAGCGCTGGTACGCGCCGGACGAGATGGTGCCGACCGTGCCGATCACTCCCAGCCGGCCATTGCGCGTCGCCTGCACGGCGGCGCGCACGCCAGGATCGATGACGCCCAACACAGGGACGTCGAGCTCGAAGCGGAGCAGTTCGAGGGCGGCAGCTGAGGCCGTGTTGCAGGCCACCACGAGCATCTTGACGCCGTGCTCATCGACGAGGAGGCGGGCGATCTGGCGTGCGTAGCTGCGGACCTCGTCCAGGGGGCGCGGGCCGTACGGATAACGGCCGGTATCGCCGATGTAGACCAGGTCCTCGCCGGGAACGAGGTCCAGCAGGGCCCGGACCACCGTGAGCCCGCCGAAACCGCTGTCGAAGACCCCGATGGGCCGGTCGTCCACGGGCGAAGACTACTGGTGGGGGGCCGTAGGGCTGGGGACGACGAGATCGGGCGTCAGGTCGTCCACGCCGGAGGCGCCGGCCAGGGCCATGGCCTGCGCGAGCTCGGATCCGAGCAGCTCCAGCACGCCCTGGGCGCCCGAGGCTCCGGCCGTGGCCAGTCCCCACAGCAACGGGCGGCCCACGAGCACCGCCCTGGCCCCGAGGGCGAGGGCCTTCAGGACGTCGGCGCCGCGGCGGATCCCGCCGTCGACGTAGAGCTCGACCCGGTCCGCCGCCGCCCTCGCCACCTCGGGGAGGGCGTCGGCCGCCGCCACGGCCCCGTCGAGCTGGCGGCCTCCATGGTTCGAGACGACGAGCCCGGACGCGCCGGCGTCGATGCAGCGCAGGGCGTCGTCGCCCCGCAGCACGCCCTTCACCACGACGGGCAGCCCGGAGATCGATGCCAACCACCCGATGTCGTCGAATGTGACCGCCGGGCTCTGGTGGGCGCCGGGGTAGTCGTCGGGGTCGGCGACGGTGACCTCGGCGCCGGCGGGGAGGTTGGCCATGCCGACATCGGGAGGCAGCACGAAGCGGTTGTCGGCGTCGCGCCGCCGACTCCCGACGAAGGGCGTGTCGCCGGTCAGGACCAGGGCTCGATAGCCCGCCGCGACCGCCCGCGCTACCAGGTCCGCCGTCCAGCTTCGGTCCCGGAGCACGTAGACCTGGAACCACGGGGGGAGCCCGGGGGTGGCGGCGGCGATGTCTTCGAGCGGCGTCGACGCCCGGGTCGAGGCCACCATGATGGTGCGGGCGGCCGCCGCGCCTCGCGCTGTGGCCACCTCGCCCTCTGGATGCGCCACGCGGTGAAAGGCGACCGGGGCCACCAGCACCGGCAACCGGACGGGGGTGCCGAGCACCGTCGTGGCGACCGACACCTCGGTCACGTCGCAGAGGATCCTCGGTCGTAGGCGCACCCGGGCCCAGGCAGCGACGTTGTCCGCCAAGGTGCGTTCGTCCTCGGCCCCGCCGGCCAGGTAGTCGTACACGGCCCGGGGCAGCATGCCGCGGGCTTGGGCCTCCAGGTCCTCCAGCGGAGCGCCCACCGGCAGACGCTCAGAAATAGATCGTGTGCCTGGCCCGCTCGGTGACGGCATCCAGGTCGCCGGTCCACGCACCGGTCGAGAGGTACTTCCACCCGCCGTCGGCAACGACAATGACGACGACGCCCGCGCTGATGGACGAGGCACACCGGGCTGCCCCGGCCATGACGGCGCCCGAGGAGATCCCCCCGAACAGCCCGACATCGGTCAACCGCCGGGTCCACTCGATCGACTCGCGGGTCCCCACCATTGTCTTGCGGTCCAGCAGGTCGGGCCCGCCGTTGTCGAGGAAGATCGGCGGGATGTAGCCGTCGTCGAGGTTGCGCAGGCCGTCGACCATCTCGCCCGTCGGCGGCTCGATGGCCCAGACCTGGAGGGC
This region includes:
- a CDS encoding alpha-hydroxy acid oxidase; this translates as MGAPLEDLEAQARGMLPRAVYDYLAGGAEDERTLADNVAAWARVRLRPRILCDVTEVSVATTVLGTPVRLPVLVAPVAFHRVAHPEGEVATARGAAAARTIMVASTRASTPLEDIAAATPGLPPWFQVYVLRDRSWTADLVARAVAAGYRALVLTGDTPFVGSRRRDADNRFVLPPDVGMANLPAGAEVTVADPDDYPGAHQSPAVTFDDIGWLASISGLPVVVKGVLRGDDALRCIDAGASGLVVSNHGGRQLDGAVAAADALPEVARAAADRVELYVDGGIRRGADVLKALALGARAVLVGRPLLWGLATAGASGAQGVLELLGSELAQAMALAGASGVDDLTPDLVVPSPTAPHQ
- the murI gene encoding glutamate racemase translates to MDDRPIGVFDSGFGGLTVVRALLDLVPGEDLVYIGDTGRYPYGPRPLDEVRSYARQIARLLVDEHGVKMLVVACNTASAAALELLRFELDVPVLGVIDPGVRAAVQATRNGRLGVIGTVGTISSGAYQRSVRAQRAPVTLRCAACPGFVEFVERGETDSDQCHVLAERLLSLMRSDQVDTLLLGCTHYPFLARTIGDVMGRDVVLVSSAEETAFEVLSIISDTGLGHRTAAKGSHRFLSSGDVGWFRELGGRLLGPELDDVERISWDPA